A genomic region of Zea mays cultivar B73 chromosome 6, Zm-B73-REFERENCE-NAM-5.0, whole genome shotgun sequence contains the following coding sequences:
- the LOC100384230 gene encoding uncharacterized LOC100384230: MADEWWSCTRAADDDDDAGGSPCSTAPATTDQLDAADEPAATSTASIDFRRPTSLLHVVRHAAVPPSSPLILADPPHHIDDWTQAYLCGRAPLAAAAAAEASTSLSALLQLHGGDAAGRHFLLAQHLHGDAADSAAAHVAAASQSSALYAAAGNQPYSSSYGGGAPAAGALMAQQPPFPHQDEFEFSSASLFVGSSSSTRDSAGVPAAAARRPAVTTTKPLLLQALEQKAFAFHSHHKERTRQHDASSATTASAPGSPAPAKKPRVVATPSPLPTFKVRKEKLGDRITALQQLVSPFGKTDTASVLHEAIEYIRFLHDQVASLSSPYLGCGRPVVQQIQQRRQAKDDGGAAAKEDLRSRGLCLVPVASTTTYAVAAGGETAPEFWLPNFGGTLR; the protein is encoded by the exons ATGGCAGACGAGTGGTGGAGCTGCACGCGTGctgccgacgacgacgacgacgccggtggcTCGCCCTGCTCCACAGCCCCGGCAACAACGGACCAGCTCGACGCTGCCGACGAGCCGGCGGCGACGAGCACTGCCTCGATCGATTTCCGGCGGCCAACCTCATTATTGCACGTCGTCCGCCACGCTGCCGTCCCGCCATCATCCCCCTTAATCCTCGCCGATCCACCCCATCATATCGACGACTGGACGCAAGCCTACTT GTGCGGGAGAGCGCCgctcgcggcggcggcggcggcagaggCGAGCACAAGCCTCAGCGCGCTGCTCCAGCTCCACGGCGGCGACGCTGCTGGCCGCCACTTCCTGCTCGCCCAGCACCTCCACGGTGACGCTGCTGACAGCGCGGCGGCGCACGTGGCAGCAGCGTCGCAGAGCTCGGCCCTGTACGCCGCCGCCGGCAACCAGCCGTACTCCTCCAGCTACGGCGGCGGCGCGCCGGCGGCAGGagcgctgatggcccagcagccgCCGTTCCCTCATCAGGACGAATTCGAATTCTCATCCGCCAGCCTCTTTGTTGGCTCCTCGTCGTCGACGCGGGATTCCGCCGGCGTGCCGGCGGCAGCGGCGCGGCGGCCCGCCGTGACGACGACGAAGCCGCTTCTCTTGCAGGCCTTGGAGCAAAAGGCTTTCGCG TTCCACTCCCATCATAAGGAACGTACACGACAACACGACGCTTCCTCGGCGACGACAGCAAGTGCTCCCGGCTCGCCTGCGCCGGCGAAGAAGCCCCGGGTCGTCGCGACGCCGTCTCCTTTGCCGACCTTCAAG GTGAGGAAAGAGAAGCTCGGGGACAGAATCACTGCGCTCCAGCAGCTAGTCTCGCCTTTTGGAAAG ACGGATACTGCATCGGTTCTTCACGAGGCCATCGAATACATCAGGTTCCTGCATGACCAAGTAGCt TCCCTGAGCTCTCCCTACCTCGGGTGTGGGCGGCCCGTAGTGCAGCAGATACAGCAACGACGACAG GCGAAGGACGACGGCGGCGCCGCGGCGAAGGAGGACCTGCGAAGCCGAGGGCTGTGCCTTGTCCCGGTGGCGAGCACTACGACTTATGCAGTGGCCGCTGGTGGCGAGACGGCGCCGGAGTTCTGGCTCCCTAACTTTGGGGGCACACTACGGTAG